One genomic segment of Paenibacillus sp. FSL H8-0332 includes these proteins:
- a CDS encoding transcriptional repressor translates to MRTLNLTSQRQAVYDIVRNSHDHPTAAEVMNRLVEQGHNLAYGTVYNSLRYLSDKQMIRELKLGEAASRYDARLDDHQHIVCEICGAVDEVMSQVPQEWSDSVAADTGYSITHTHVVFGGVCPACRSKNSQ, encoded by the coding sequence ATGAGAACCCTGAACTTAACCTCTCAACGTCAAGCTGTATACGATATCGTCCGTAATTCCCATGACCACCCGACCGCTGCGGAAGTCATGAACCGGCTGGTGGAGCAGGGACATAATCTGGCTTACGGAACAGTCTACAATTCCCTGCGTTATCTCTCGGATAAGCAGATGATTCGTGAGCTGAAGCTGGGTGAGGCGGCAAGCCGGTATGACGCCCGCCTGGACGATCATCAGCATATTGTCTGTGAGATCTGCGGCGCGGTAGATGAAGTGATGAGCCAGGTTCCGCAGGAGTGGAGCGACTCGGTAGCGGCGGATACCGGCTATTCGATCACCCATACGCATGTTGTATTCGGTGGCGTATGCCCGGCCTGCAGAAGCAAGAATTCGCAATAG
- a CDS encoding Ger(x)C family spore germination protein produces the protein MRGRVIRAMLLMLLSTVMAVLISGCNYKDIDRRIFVVAIGIDPGKAEGTFKVSLKLAIPQGDVTKIDEKMQILTEESESISEALRRMKSKVEKELDYVHCKSVVLGEKIAAKDIRHVVDWAVRRRDIQLIINFAVGRPGALEVLQVKPPSERIPSNSLILAMSGQGTESPFISSVYSYQLMRSIYEKGIDPILPIIEVPEENQFLIDKIALLDKNKIKLVLTPDETRLFNLLSRSDLQTNFPAHIGSGMYQYYTESSSSSYRIVTPPDGEPYIRYTIKIRAILEENSTEEMITHQMLKKINEAGAAELREAVTALLVKIQDSGMDPLGWGLRYGSRHWNNATEMSDWENLYPRLKFQVKADVDVKYSGMIK, from the coding sequence ATGAGGGGAAGAGTCATTCGGGCCATGCTGCTGATGCTGCTGTCCACCGTCATGGCCGTGCTCATTTCAGGCTGCAACTACAAGGATATCGACCGTAGAATATTCGTAGTGGCGATTGGAATAGATCCCGGTAAGGCGGAAGGAACATTCAAGGTCAGTCTGAAGCTGGCGATTCCGCAAGGAGATGTAACGAAGATTGACGAGAAGATGCAGATTCTCACGGAAGAATCGGAGAGTATCTCCGAGGCGCTGCGCAGAATGAAGTCCAAGGTGGAGAAGGAGCTGGATTATGTCCACTGTAAATCAGTGGTTCTGGGTGAAAAGATTGCCGCCAAGGATATCCGGCATGTTGTAGACTGGGCGGTACGGCGCAGGGATATCCAGCTGATTATTAATTTTGCCGTGGGCAGGCCGGGGGCACTGGAAGTGCTGCAGGTTAAGCCGCCGTCGGAGCGCATTCCGTCCAACTCTCTGATTCTGGCGATGAGCGGGCAAGGGACCGAGTCCCCCTTCATCTCAAGTGTGTACTCCTATCAGCTGATGAGAAGCATCTATGAGAAGGGGATAGATCCCATCCTGCCGATTATTGAGGTGCCGGAGGAGAATCAATTCCTGATTGATAAAATCGCTCTGCTGGATAAGAACAAAATCAAGCTGGTCCTCACGCCCGATGAGACCCGGCTGTTCAACCTGCTGTCCCGCTCCGATCTGCAGACGAATTTCCCTGCCCATATTGGCAGTGGAATGTACCAGTATTATACCGAGAGCTCTTCCTCCAGCTACCGGATTGTGACTCCGCCGGATGGAGAGCCTTATATCCGGTACACCATCAAGATTCGGGCAATTCTGGAGGAGAACAGTACGGAGGAGATGATCACCCACCAGATGCTGAAGAAGATTAATGAGGCAGGAGCTGCGGAGCTGCGTGAGGCTGTTACAGCCTTGCTGGTCAAAATTCAGGATAGCGGCATGGACCCCTTGGGGTGGGGGCTGCGTTACGGGTCACGGCACTGGAACAACGCAACAGAGATGTCGGACTGGGAGAACTTATATCCCCGGCTGAAATTCCAGGTCAAAGCCGATGTCGATGTGAAATACTCGGGAATGATCAAATAA
- a CDS encoding GerAB/ArcD/ProY family transporter — MMAKSRYFYCLFLMNSLINIINFTPRELLDTRFDGAQSSILVAVVTGTLFIYLFTKVINKFPGKGLPEIFASALPRLLASPLILIYAVLWYFAGALILLSFVDITLRFVSPDTHPTAVLLGFLAVVCLCSRIDPLSLLYGLEVTLGITLPLILYTTVKAVVNPNFSWDAVLQMMTYSLHRPDMNSIAAATFTFSGYINMAIFNRVFHGLKLKHVWILSLEGLLVLLVTFYVPIGYHGTVGVERHVYTWFTTADSISIEAFLVERMLYVFYFAYSTLALVSAVIQWHVGKELFLSQLPSTGGKPRSKLRQEVVILGVFAAGTLLLMRMDQYNLNMLGVFLLHIRWYGELLLILLLFWCYWMIRRRRA, encoded by the coding sequence ATGATGGCGAAGAGCCGCTATTTCTACTGCCTGTTTCTCATGAACTCCCTGATCAATATCATTAACTTCACCCCCCGGGAGCTGCTCGATACCCGCTTTGACGGTGCGCAGTCCTCCATTCTGGTTGCGGTGGTTACAGGCACCCTGTTCATCTACCTGTTCACCAAAGTCATTAATAAATTCCCTGGCAAGGGACTCCCGGAAATCTTCGCGTCGGCCTTGCCGAGGCTGCTGGCCTCTCCGCTAATTCTTATTTATGCGGTTCTATGGTATTTCGCCGGTGCGCTGATTCTGTTGTCCTTTGTGGATATTACCCTGAGGTTTGTCAGCCCGGATACCCATCCAACGGCAGTCCTGCTGGGATTCCTGGCTGTGGTATGTCTCTGCAGCCGAATTGACCCGCTGTCCCTGCTCTACGGGCTAGAGGTGACACTCGGAATCACACTGCCCTTAATTCTGTATACGACAGTCAAGGCGGTCGTTAACCCGAACTTTAGCTGGGATGCCGTACTGCAAATGATGACCTATTCGTTACATCGTCCGGATATGAACAGTATTGCGGCAGCGACGTTTACGTTCAGCGGCTACATTAATATGGCCATCTTCAACCGGGTATTTCATGGTTTGAAGCTTAAGCATGTGTGGATTCTGAGTCTGGAGGGGCTGCTGGTGCTGCTCGTCACTTTTTATGTGCCTATCGGGTACCATGGGACCGTCGGCGTCGAACGGCATGTGTATACCTGGTTCACCACGGCGGACAGCATCAGTATCGAGGCCTTTTTGGTTGAGCGTATGCTGTATGTTTTTTATTTTGCTTACAGTACGCTGGCTCTGGTCAGTGCCGTTATCCAGTGGCATGTCGGCAAAGAGCTGTTCCTTAGCCAGCTTCCCTCTACAGGCGGCAAACCCAGATCCAAGCTGCGGCAGGAGGTGGTTATCCTGGGGGTTTTTGCGGCAGGGACCCTTCTTCTGATGCGTATGGATCAATACAACCTTAATATGCTGGGAGTATTCCTGCTGCACATCCGCTGGTACGGGGAGCTGCTGCTGATCCTGCTGTTATTCTGGTGCTACTGGATGATAAGGAGGCGCAGAGCATGA
- a CDS encoding spore germination protein, with protein sequence MSGQEHKQEASLNGIRGQLSGFGDLEDKSLTVPAGQVSLLYIKSVTDGQAISRNIIAPFYEMGNPAGYYSYIADYPGSEVVREGPRAVELLLSGYACIGWQDKLCFFDVLRAEASSVKETVTESISQGPSDALGENLAVNLNLIRRRYQSAALKMEFTVIGNMSKTKAAILYDEDRVNPEVLAELKEKLDSLKLDILQAAGELEKYISSDKLRIFPKTIVTERPDRVVFNLAEGKVAILLDTTGYAIVLPSIFNDFFIAMDDKIQLPFVGRFLKLLRIVGVAMTLWLPALYIAFTSYNPEIVRVQIALLIGGSRATVPYPSFVEVILMMIMMEFLTEASLRLPRAIGPTATTVGGLILGQAATAAGLIGNIMIILVSVVAISNFLVPLNMMSFSIRVLKYFFVIAAAFLGLVGVVICLVGFTLYLCSQRSFGQPYFKLFFLDTIGTSLKKKGGGQ encoded by the coding sequence ATGTCAGGACAAGAGCATAAGCAGGAGGCCTCTTTGAACGGGATCAGAGGTCAGCTAAGCGGGTTCGGCGACCTTGAAGACAAGAGCTTGACAGTTCCGGCGGGGCAGGTCAGCCTGCTGTATATCAAGAGTGTTACGGATGGACAGGCGATCAGCCGGAATATCATTGCTCCGTTCTACGAAATGGGGAATCCCGCAGGCTATTACAGCTATATCGCGGATTACCCGGGCAGTGAGGTGGTGAGAGAGGGACCGCGGGCAGTGGAGCTTCTGCTCAGCGGTTATGCCTGTATAGGGTGGCAGGATAAGCTCTGTTTCTTCGATGTCCTGCGGGCCGAGGCCAGCAGTGTGAAGGAGACGGTCACGGAGAGCATCAGTCAAGGCCCTTCCGACGCGCTCGGGGAGAATCTCGCAGTGAACCTCAATCTGATCCGGCGGCGCTATCAATCCGCTGCACTCAAGATGGAATTCACCGTTATTGGCAATATGTCCAAGACCAAGGCAGCGATTCTCTATGACGAGGACAGAGTGAATCCTGAGGTGCTGGCGGAGTTAAAAGAGAAGCTGGACTCGCTTAAGCTGGATATTCTGCAGGCCGCCGGAGAGCTGGAGAAGTATATCAGCAGCGACAAGCTGCGCATTTTCCCAAAAACCATCGTTACAGAGCGCCCGGACCGGGTAGTATTCAATCTGGCTGAGGGCAAGGTAGCTATCCTGCTGGATACGACCGGGTATGCCATTGTGCTTCCGTCGATCTTCAACGATTTCTTCATAGCTATGGATGACAAAATCCAGCTTCCCTTCGTAGGGCGCTTCCTCAAGCTGCTGCGCATCGTGGGCGTGGCCATGACATTATGGCTGCCAGCCTTGTATATAGCCTTCACCTCGTACAATCCGGAGATTGTGCGCGTACAGATTGCCCTGCTGATCGGGGGAAGCCGTGCAACGGTGCCTTACCCTTCTTTTGTCGAGGTGATTCTGATGATGATCATGATGGAGTTCCTGACGGAGGCCAGCTTGCGGCTGCCCCGGGCGATCGGTCCGACAGCGACAACGGTGGGCGGTCTGATTCTGGGACAAGCGGCTACAGCAGCGGGGCTGATTGGCAACATAATGATTATTCTCGTCTCCGTTGTGGCGATATCCAATTTCCTGGTGCCGCTCAATATGATGAGCTTCTCGATCCGGGTTCTGAAATATTTCTTTGTCATTGCAGCAGCCTTCCTCGGACTCGTCGGCGTGGTTATCTGCCTGGTGGGCTTCACGCTGTATTTATGCAGCCAGCGCAGCTTCGGCCAGCCTTATTTCAAGCTGTTCTTCCTGGATACTATAGGAACATCCCTGAAGAAGAAAGGCGGGGGACAATGA
- a CDS encoding FAD-dependent oxidoreductase encodes MNSQEHRSQGLPQFPESLWRSSTGLPSFAALAEDHVTDVAIVGAGITGITTAYLLSNAGYKVTLLEAGEILGGATGFTSAKITAQHGMIYGNLLKNFGEEQARMYYQSNREAMEWMMATAEELDLSCGMKPEAAYLYADKGDEKTLKELNREFEAYSKLGLPGEWLDQVPLPLGAGGAIRMPGQARFHPLEYLKGLLQAVLDKGGTVFEHTMIGEQVDSDGHLTLHTEGGKYQIRCRHAVSASHFPFYDGGSLYFSRLHAERSYCLAFEPETDYEGGMYLSAGEPTRSLRAVEWGGRKLVIAGGENHKTGQGICTFGHYENLEKFAGELLGIRSIPFRWSTQDLITLDRVPYIGKRAEDEEIYIATGFGKWGMTTGTLAARMIADSIQGSSNPYTGLYDPSRFKAVPAIKNFVVQNLSVAKELVSGKVEIVHTKTQDLEPDQGAVVFHDGKRIGAYRDPEGQLHLIDRTCTHMGCECEWNDGERSWDCPCHGSRFSYEGDVLEGPATVPLKKITAGD; translated from the coding sequence ATGAACTCACAGGAACACCGTTCGCAAGGTCTTCCGCAATTCCCGGAATCGTTATGGAGAAGCAGCACCGGGCTGCCCTCTTTCGCGGCGCTTGCGGAAGATCATGTCACAGACGTAGCTATTGTAGGGGCGGGGATTACCGGGATTACCACCGCTTATCTATTGTCCAATGCCGGGTACAAGGTCACCTTGCTGGAGGCCGGAGAGATTCTCGGCGGAGCCACCGGCTTCACCAGCGCCAAGATCACCGCCCAGCACGGGATGATCTACGGCAACCTGCTGAAGAATTTCGGTGAGGAGCAGGCCCGCATGTATTATCAGTCCAACCGTGAGGCCATGGAGTGGATGATGGCCACAGCGGAGGAATTGGACCTCTCCTGCGGGATGAAGCCGGAAGCCGCCTATCTCTATGCCGACAAGGGAGATGAGAAAACGCTGAAGGAGCTGAACCGGGAATTCGAGGCGTACAGCAAGCTCGGACTGCCTGGGGAGTGGCTGGATCAGGTGCCCCTGCCTCTGGGCGCGGGCGGCGCGATCCGGATGCCGGGGCAGGCCCGGTTCCATCCGCTTGAATATTTAAAGGGACTGCTGCAGGCGGTTCTGGATAAGGGAGGTACCGTATTTGAACATACGATGATCGGGGAGCAGGTGGATTCGGACGGACACCTAACCCTTCATACCGAGGGCGGCAAATACCAAATCCGCTGCCGCCATGCCGTGTCTGCTTCGCATTTCCCTTTTTATGACGGCGGATCTCTCTACTTCTCGCGGCTGCATGCCGAACGCTCCTATTGCCTGGCGTTTGAACCGGAAACGGATTATGAAGGCGGCATGTATCTGAGTGCCGGTGAACCGACCCGTTCGCTGCGGGCCGTGGAATGGGGCGGGCGCAAGCTGGTCATCGCCGGAGGGGAGAACCACAAGACCGGACAAGGCATCTGTACGTTCGGCCATTATGAGAATCTGGAGAAGTTTGCAGGAGAATTACTGGGCATCCGCAGCATTCCTTTCCGCTGGTCCACCCAGGATCTGATCACTCTGGACCGGGTTCCTTACATCGGCAAACGGGCAGAGGACGAAGAAATCTATATCGCTACCGGGTTCGGGAAGTGGGGCATGACCACCGGGACCCTGGCCGCGCGCATGATCGCAGACTCGATTCAGGGCAGCAGTAACCCCTACACCGGGTTATACGATCCTTCACGCTTCAAGGCGGTTCCCGCCATCAAGAATTTCGTTGTGCAGAATCTCTCTGTCGCCAAGGAGCTGGTATCCGGAAAAGTGGAGATTGTCCATACAAAGACGCAGGATCTGGAACCGGATCAAGGGGCCGTGGTCTTCCATGACGGTAAACGTATTGGCGCCTACCGCGATCCTGAAGGCCAACTGCATCTCATCGACAGAACCTGCACCCATATGGGCTGTGAATGCGAGTGGAATGACGGTGAACGCTCCTGGGATTGCCCGTGTCACGGCTCCCGCTTCTCCTATGAAGGCGATGTGCTGGAAGGGCCGGCGACTGTGCCGCTTAAGAAAATCACGGCCGGCGATTGA
- a CDS encoding 3-ketoacyl-ACP reductase, with product MDLRGTSIVITGAGKGIGKALAMALAKEGANLGLISRTSADLEALKTALTEVYDIKVSIAVADIAVREEAERAVMALQKTLGPFDALINNAGIAQFGTFLEMDPADWERHMQINLFGAYYVTRAALPAMIERSSGNIINISSTAGERGFATGSAYCASKFALMGMTEALAMEVRKHNIRVVALTPSTVNTGLATGAGLKIGEEDRMMQPEDVAELTLAALKLPDRVFLKTAGIWTTNPQ from the coding sequence ATGGATTTGAGAGGAACCAGTATTGTAATTACAGGGGCAGGCAAGGGAATCGGCAAGGCGCTCGCCATGGCGCTGGCGAAGGAAGGCGCCAACCTGGGCCTTATCTCCAGAACTTCAGCGGATCTGGAGGCGCTGAAGACGGCTCTGACTGAGGTATATGACATCAAGGTCAGTATTGCAGTAGCGGATATAGCCGTACGTGAAGAAGCCGAGCGCGCAGTTATGGCCCTGCAGAAGACCCTGGGACCCTTCGATGCGCTCATCAACAATGCCGGGATCGCCCAGTTCGGCACGTTCCTGGAGATGGACCCTGCCGACTGGGAACGGCATATGCAGATCAACCTGTTCGGCGCCTACTATGTAACCCGTGCGGCACTGCCTGCTATGATTGAGCGTTCAAGCGGCAATATTATCAATATCTCATCCACCGCAGGAGAACGCGGCTTCGCCACAGGCTCCGCCTACTGTGCTTCCAAGTTCGCGCTGATGGGCATGACGGAAGCGCTGGCCATGGAGGTGCGCAAGCATAATATCCGTGTCGTGGCGCTGACTCCGAGCACAGTGAATACAGGCCTGGCTACAGGCGCAGGCCTTAAGATCGGAGAAGAAGACCGGATGATGCAGCCCGAGGACGTGGCCGAGCTGACACTCGCCGCACTGAAGCTGCCTGACCGCGTCTTCCTCAAAACAGCAGGAATCTGGACCACCAATCCGCAATAA
- a CDS encoding antibiotic biosynthesis monooxygenase — protein sequence MLVVTNTIKIKEGHGEALASRFGANNGVQSMPGFIRMEVWHGAPKEGVEELKISTVWESEDALNGWTSSPAFRESHRGAGKNEAIVGASLDKYELLHSRTPGGQA from the coding sequence ATGCTGGTAGTTACCAATACAATTAAGATCAAAGAAGGGCACGGAGAAGCGCTGGCCTCACGGTTCGGCGCTAATAACGGTGTGCAGAGTATGCCCGGATTCATCCGCATGGAGGTCTGGCACGGAGCGCCCAAGGAAGGTGTGGAGGAACTGAAGATCTCCACCGTCTGGGAGAGTGAGGACGCGCTGAACGGCTGGACTTCAAGCCCTGCCTTCCGCGAATCGCACCGGGGCGCAGGCAAGAACGAGGCCATTGTCGGTGCCTCGCTCGACAAGTACGAGCTGCTGCACAGCCGCACTCCGGGCGGCCAGGCCTGA
- a CDS encoding MMPL family transporter: MKGMSGYGKWVAGSKTKWITLLVWIAVVGVLTMLWPSVNSQVANNAPNLPENSQSVRASVVAEREFPAGSGVPALLVWHRDGGISEEDLVHITAVYSKLEQQPLEHQNFVPPLGKLPPQALQASLSEDRSTIVTPVLFDKTADSDQLGDSLTSLKKLIQTETGADPSAAKPDSGDLSLRVSGPVGISVDATGLFKDADVSLLIATVILVLVFLLLIYRSPILALIPLVAVGFAYGVTSPVLGLMAREGWITVDSQAVSIMTVLLFGAGTDYCLFLISRFRQMLKVEENKGRALLSAISHSSGAIAMSGFTVVLALFALLLAKYGAYHRFAVPFSVSILIMGVASLTLVPALLAIFGRTSFFPFVPRTPQMEAERAKAKGRPVPQPQPNRRKGIGQLVVSRPWAIVGITVVLLGVLASFSSGIKFTYDILSSFPKNMESREGFDLIGKQFSPGELAPAKLMVDTEGLSGGEDLKSVLSSLSYVDEVSDPQQGAVNPKITAYDIEFKDNPYSIEAMNHIPALQSTVEQALAESGIGNVQDKVWISGQTATQHDTKELGERDTDLIIPVVIGLITLLLLVYLRSVVATVYLVGTVILSFFSALGLGWIIIHYVLGADAIQGSIPLYSFVFLVALGEDYNIFMISNIWKKSKHMPLKRAIAEGVNETGSVITSAGLILAGTFAVLASLPIQVLVQFGIITAIGVLLDTFVVRPFLVPAITVLFGRVAFWPGKHEEISETSVPDTQG, from the coding sequence ATGAAAGGTATGTCAGGCTACGGAAAATGGGTAGCAGGGAGCAAGACCAAATGGATTACTCTGCTGGTGTGGATCGCGGTGGTTGGAGTGCTGACCATGCTATGGCCTTCGGTGAACTCTCAGGTTGCCAATAATGCACCTAACCTGCCGGAGAATTCACAATCGGTGCGGGCATCGGTCGTTGCCGAGAGAGAATTTCCGGCCGGAAGCGGAGTGCCGGCACTGCTTGTATGGCATCGTGACGGCGGAATATCGGAGGAGGACCTCGTACATATAACCGCAGTATACAGCAAGCTTGAGCAGCAGCCTCTGGAGCATCAGAACTTCGTTCCGCCGCTGGGTAAGCTGCCGCCGCAGGCGCTGCAGGCGTCCTTGTCGGAGGACCGGAGCACGATCGTCACCCCGGTGTTGTTCGACAAGACGGCGGACAGCGACCAGCTAGGCGATTCGCTAACCAGCCTGAAGAAGCTGATTCAGACAGAGACGGGGGCTGACCCGTCTGCCGCCAAGCCGGACAGCGGAGACTTAAGTCTGCGCGTATCCGGTCCGGTCGGAATCTCGGTGGATGCTACCGGACTTTTCAAGGATGCCGATGTATCGCTGCTAATTGCAACCGTCATTCTGGTGCTAGTCTTCCTGCTCCTGATCTACCGTTCGCCGATTCTGGCCCTGATTCCGCTGGTTGCTGTAGGCTTTGCTTATGGTGTAACCAGCCCGGTGCTGGGCCTGATGGCCAGAGAAGGCTGGATTACGGTGGATTCGCAGGCGGTCTCGATTATGACGGTGCTGCTCTTCGGGGCAGGGACAGACTATTGTCTGTTTCTGATCTCGCGCTTCCGCCAGATGCTGAAGGTGGAGGAGAATAAGGGGCGTGCACTGCTGAGTGCCATTTCCCACTCCTCCGGGGCGATTGCGATGAGCGGCTTCACAGTGGTGCTCGCACTCTTCGCTCTGCTGCTGGCTAAATACGGCGCGTACCACCGGTTTGCCGTGCCGTTCAGCGTCTCCATTCTGATTATGGGGGTGGCCAGTCTGACCCTGGTTCCGGCCTTGCTGGCGATCTTCGGACGGACTTCGTTCTTCCCGTTCGTGCCGCGGACTCCGCAGATGGAAGCGGAACGTGCCAAGGCCAAGGGCAGACCGGTACCGCAGCCGCAGCCGAACCGCCGCAAAGGAATCGGGCAGCTGGTCGTTTCCCGCCCCTGGGCCATTGTCGGAATTACAGTAGTGCTTCTAGGAGTGTTGGCCTCGTTCTCCAGCGGAATTAAGTTCACTTATGATATTCTGTCGTCGTTCCCGAAGAATATGGAGTCGCGGGAAGGCTTCGACCTGATCGGCAAGCAATTCTCTCCGGGGGAGCTTGCGCCCGCTAAGCTGATGGTCGATACAGAGGGCTTATCTGGCGGAGAAGACCTGAAATCCGTGCTGAGCAGCCTGTCCTACGTGGATGAGGTCTCAGACCCGCAGCAGGGGGCCGTCAACCCGAAGATTACCGCCTATGATATCGAATTCAAGGACAATCCGTATTCCATCGAAGCGATGAATCATATTCCGGCACTTCAATCTACGGTTGAGCAGGCATTGGCGGAGTCGGGAATCGGGAACGTACAGGATAAGGTGTGGATCAGCGGCCAGACCGCTACCCAGCATGATACCAAGGAGCTTGGGGAGCGGGATACCGATCTGATCATACCAGTCGTAATCGGCTTGATTACGCTGCTGCTGCTGGTCTATCTCAGATCCGTTGTAGCTACGGTGTATCTGGTGGGGACGGTCATCCTGTCGTTCTTCTCGGCACTGGGTCTGGGCTGGATCATCATTCATTATGTACTCGGTGCAGATGCGATTCAGGGTTCAATTCCGCTCTATTCCTTCGTCTTCCTGGTAGCGCTAGGGGAGGATTACAACATCTTCATGATCTCGAATATCTGGAAAAAGAGTAAGCACATGCCGCTGAAGCGGGCGATTGCTGAAGGCGTAAATGAGACCGGGTCGGTAATTACCTCCGCCGGACTCATCTTGGCCGGTACCTTCGCCGTGCTGGCCAGCCTTCCTATTCAGGTGCTGGTGCAATTCGGCATCATCACAGCGATTGGTGTGCTGCTGGATACCTTCGTGGTCCGCCCCTTCCTGGTGCCGGCCATCACCGTCCTCTTCGGGCGGGTGGCCTTCTGGCCGGGTAAGCATGAGGAGATAAGCGAAACCTCTGTTCCAGATACACAGGGTTAA
- a CDS encoding ABC transporter ATP-binding protein has product MSEQNKAAKPPQGGRHGGFGGGPGGGPGMRMPAEKAKDFKGTLRRLVRYLRPRQVQLIIVFVMAIASTVFSIFSPKVMGKATTKLFEGAYGKMMGVAGAEIDFGYVNNILIILAALYLFSALFSYIQQYVMAGVAQKVVYDMREQINSKLERLPLKYFDSRTHGEILSRATNDVDNISTTLQQSLTQLITAIVTIVGVIVMMLTISPWLTLITVVTLPLSFVVIMLITKRSQTYFVGQQKSLGQLNGHVEEMYTGHRIIKAFGREKNSLKDFNAINEDLYNSGWRSQFISGIIMPLMMFIGNLGYVLVCVVGGIFVTKKVIDVGDIQAFIQYSRQFTMPITQTANIANIIQSTIASAERVFELLDEEEEVPEVAATLAKRSAAAEEGSVEFRHVQFGYKPGELLIEDMNIEVSPGQTIAIVGPTGAGKTTLINLLMRFYEISGGEIVIDGVNITDMKRSELRSKFGMVLQDTWLFNGTIRDNIAYGREGATEADVVRAAKAAHADHFIRTLPLGYDTILNEEASNISQGQKQLLTIARAILADPSILILDEATSSVDTRTEVQIQKAMNTLMHGRTSFVIAHRLSTIRDADLILVMNQGSVIEKGTHVELLEAGGFYADLYNSQFSGDDLPDAG; this is encoded by the coding sequence ATGAGTGAACAGAACAAAGCAGCGAAGCCGCCGCAAGGCGGCAGACACGGCGGCTTCGGCGGTGGACCGGGCGGCGGTCCCGGCATGAGAATGCCCGCCGAGAAGGCGAAGGATTTCAAGGGCACCCTGCGCCGCCTGGTCCGGTATTTGCGTCCGCGCCAGGTTCAGCTAATTATTGTATTCGTGATGGCGATTGCCAGTACCGTATTCAGTATTTTCAGCCCCAAGGTTATGGGGAAAGCAACGACCAAGCTCTTCGAAGGCGCTTATGGCAAGATGATGGGCGTGGCTGGGGCCGAGATTGATTTTGGCTATGTGAATAATATTCTGATTATTCTGGCCGCGCTGTATCTGTTCAGTGCACTGTTCAGTTACATTCAGCAGTATGTAATGGCCGGTGTGGCGCAGAAGGTTGTCTATGATATGCGCGAGCAGATCAACAGCAAGCTGGAGCGGCTGCCGCTGAAATATTTCGATTCCCGGACCCACGGGGAAATTCTCAGCCGGGCGACCAATGATGTGGACAACATCAGTACCACCCTGCAGCAGAGCTTGACCCAGCTGATCACCGCCATTGTGACGATTGTCGGGGTTATTGTGATGATGCTGACGATCAGCCCTTGGCTGACCCTGATTACGGTCGTTACGCTGCCGCTGAGCTTCGTGGTGATTATGCTGATCACCAAGCGCTCCCAGACTTATTTCGTCGGACAGCAGAAATCGCTGGGCCAGCTGAATGGTCATGTGGAGGAGATGTATACCGGGCACCGGATCATCAAGGCTTTTGGACGGGAGAAGAATTCACTGAAGGACTTCAATGCCATCAATGAGGACCTGTATAACTCCGGCTGGCGCTCCCAGTTCATCTCCGGGATTATTATGCCGCTGATGATGTTCATCGGGAACCTGGGGTATGTGCTGGTGTGTGTGGTCGGCGGGATCTTCGTGACCAAAAAAGTGATCGACGTCGGCGACATTCAGGCGTTCATCCAGTATTCGCGCCAGTTCACCATGCCGATTACGCAGACCGCGAATATCGCCAACATTATTCAGTCCACCATCGCTTCGGCAGAACGTGTATTTGAACTGCTGGATGAGGAAGAGGAAGTTCCTGAAGTGGCAGCTACACTGGCGAAACGTTCAGCAGCTGCCGAAGAGGGCTCTGTGGAATTCCGTCACGTGCAGTTCGGCTACAAGCCGGGTGAACTCCTGATTGAAGACATGAACATCGAGGTCAGCCCGGGACAGACCATTGCGATTGTAGGGCCAACCGGAGCCGGCAAAACCACGCTGATCAACCTGCTCATGCGCTTCTATGAGATCAGCGGCGGGGAGATTGTGATCGACGGTGTGAACATCACCGATATGAAGCGCAGTGAGCTGCGCAGCAAATTCGGAATGGTGCTCCAGGATACCTGGCTGTTCAACGGGACCATCCGCGATAATATCGCTTACGGGCGAGAAGGGGCTACGGAGGCTGATGTGGTGCGGGCGGCCAAGGCCGCGCATGCCGATCACTTCATCCGTACGCTGCCGCTCGGGTATGATACGATTCTGAACGAAGAAGCCTCCAACATCTCCCAGGGTCAAAAGCAGCTGCTTACCATCGCCCGGGCGATTCTGGCCGATCCGTCCATCCTTATCCTGGATGAAGCGACCAGCAGCGTAGATACGCGGACAGAGGTGCAGATCCAGAAGGCGATGAACACACTGATGCACGGCAGAACCAGCTTCGTCATCGCTCACCGCCTGTCCACCATCCGTGATGCCGACCTGATCCTGGTCATGAACCAGGGTAGCGTCATTGAGAAGGGCACCCATGTGGAACTGCTGGAAGCCGGCGGCTTCTATGCCGATCTCTATAACAGCCAGTTCTCCGGGGATGACCTGCCGGACGCAGGCTAA